A region from the Hydra vulgaris chromosome 08, alternate assembly HydraT2T_AEP genome encodes:
- the LOC136083382 gene encoding zinc finger MYM-type protein 5-like — protein sequence MDEDELHSEISEIPVASEENFQHRDPATWPKRTDKTRCFLIEHRSEQDRREFFPNTLCDFDNRMRHFSSKWYEKIHPNGKKSVRTWLQYSNKKDSLFCFCCLLFLTTKTNNFLKISKGFCDWKKLNPRIPEHENNNEHQRCYSDRKTLEKNLKEGKTLNSDL from the coding sequence ATGGACGAGGATGAACTTCATTCAGAAATCTCAGAAATTCCAGTGGCCTCGGAAGAAAATTTTCAACATAGGGATCCAGCAACATGGCCTAAAAGAACGGACAAAACAAGATGCTTTTTGATTGAGCATAGGTCAGAGCAAGACAGAAGAGAGTTTTTCCCAAATACGCTGTGTGATTTTGACAACAGAATGCGACACTTCAGCTCAAAATGGTATGAAAAAATTCATCCCAATGGTAAAAAATCTGTTCGCACTTGGCTGCAGTACAGcaataaaaaagattctttattttgtttttgctgtttgttatttttaacaacaaaaaccaacaatttcttaaaaatttctaaagggTTTTGTGACTGGAAAAAACTAAACCCAAGAATTCCTGAGCATGAAAACAACAATGAACACCAAAGATGCTATTCTGATCGGAAAACTCTTGAAAAAAACCTCAAGGAAGGAAAGACCCTGAATTCTGATCTGTAG